A genomic region of Elusimicrobiota bacterium contains the following coding sequences:
- a CDS encoding protein-export chaperone SecB, with protein sequence MVDNISDGNADSGITSVFKFLSYKVDSFNYEMIKNLNLLEVAGNIKPALWNFKIGIRQPIYFKDRNYYICGLSGSISLDNQEGNGDKKALISLETGISGIFKVESSSMNRLTKEEENTVVKFQMPAILLPYLRGAITSFLANAGLGSVILPLVNVQALATKALEGLDIQVVENSSGQNQSAK encoded by the coding sequence ATGGTTGATAACATCTCAGATGGAAATGCCGATAGCGGCATAACATCCGTGTTCAAATTTCTTTCATATAAAGTAGATTCCTTCAATTACGAAATGATAAAAAATTTGAATTTATTGGAGGTTGCAGGCAATATAAAACCTGCACTTTGGAACTTTAAAATTGGTATTCGCCAACCCATTTATTTTAAAGATAGAAATTATTATATTTGTGGACTAAGCGGTAGTATATCCCTTGATAACCAAGAAGGGAATGGGGATAAAAAAGCTCTTATTTCGCTTGAAACTGGTATTAGTGGGATATTTAAAGTTGAAAGTAGTAGTATGAATAGATTGACAAAAGAAGAGGAGAATACGGTTGTTAAGTTTCAAATGCCTGCTATTCTTTTGCCTTATTTAAGGGGAGCAATTACTTCTTTTTTGGCAAATGCTGGTCTTGGTTCAGTAATATTGCCTTTGGTAAATGTTCAAGCTTTGGCAACGAAGGCATTAGAGGGATTGGATATACAAGTTGTAGAGAATTCATCTGGACAGAATCAATCAGCAAAATAA